In Metarhizium brunneum chromosome 3, complete sequence, a genomic segment contains:
- the vrtH_1 gene encoding FAD-dependent monooxygenase vrtH, producing MATRKPATPILIIGAGLSGLATGRILTNHSIPNIIFESSLPERSQGFAISLHDWGYSALLEGLGGVSLKSMAKAVAPDRHVGGTGWVDLCMRDNSTGDVLVAPPEENRPAVMRANRNALRAWIADCGDDDLDVRYGHKLKSVSGRTGNMTVVFENGAQYSGSLIIAADGVHSAVRSQILPHITPEIIPVVVYHGEFHLPREEFDEYIKPFANGSNILAGVGDGFNTPITVCNMTKNKVHLDWSYSRPARGHNDILFDKDIKAQDTPSDIPEALVAELSSVKLAEPWARYVNPKTIKGHSVFHWVSRCVYMSTEDAIKGGSQGVVFVGDSWHAMPIFGGEGGNHALLDSVELASAIVNDPCLKQAVSAYYNGACKRVQEAVKRSKTRFYVLHRPMAEWQDIAEKRKLKIAQANKAAKVSA from the exons ATGGCAACAAGGAAACCGGCCACCCCAATTCTCATAATCGGAGCAGGCCTATCAGGCCTTGCTACCGGACGAATTTTGACAAACCACAGCATTCCGAATATCATCTTCGAGTCTTCACTTCCAGAGCGTAGTCAAGGTTTCGCTATTAGCTTACACGACTGGGGCTATTCTGCACTTCTCGAGGGTCTTGGCGGAGTATCCCTGAAGAGCATGGCCAAAGCAGTTGCACCGGATCGACACGTTGGTGGCACCGGATGGGTTGATTTGTGTATGCGCGACAACTCAACTGGCGATGTGCTGGTGGCGCCACCCGAGGAAAACAGGCCTGCGGTGATGCGAGCGAATCGCAATGCTTTGCGGGCATGGATTGCTGACTGTGGCGACGATGACTTGGATGTGCGATACGGACACAAGCTGAAGAGCGTGTCTGGGAGAACCGGAAACATGACGGTCGTGTTTGAAAATGGAGCCCAGTATAGCGGCTCCTTGATTATCGCTGCTGATGGTGTTCACTCTGCGG TTAGATCTCAAATTCTTCCTCATATTACCCCCGAGATTATTCCTGTCGTCGTCTATCACGGCGAATTCCATCTGCCTCGCGAAGAATTTGACGAATACATTAAACCCTTTGCCAATGGTTCAAACATTTTAGCAGGCGTCGGCGATGGTTTCAATACCCCAATCACAGTCTGCAACATGACGAAAAACAAAGTTCATCTGGACTGGTCATACTCTAGACCAGCTCGTGGCCACAACGACATATTATTTGACAAAGACATCAAAGCCCAAGATACGCCCAGCGATATCCCCGAGGCGCTGGTGGCAGAACTCTCGTCAGTTAAACTTGCAGAACCGTGGGCCAGATACGTCAACCCGAAGACCATCAAGGGGCATTCGGTATTCCACTGGGTTAGCCGATGTGTCTACATGTCTACGGAAGACGCTATAAAAGGTGGAAGCCAGGGTGTTGTCTTTGTTGGGGACTCATGGCATGCAATGCCGATTTTCGGAGGCGAAGGGGGTAACCATGCTCTCTTGGATAGTGTCGAGCTTGCCTCAGCTATCGTAAATGATCCATGCTTAAAGCAGGCCGTCTCTGCTTACTATAATGGAGCTTGTAAACGCGTTCAAGAGGCAGTCAAGAGATCTAAAACTCGGTTCTATGTCCTGCATAGGCCCATGGCGGAATGGCAGGACATTGCGGAGAAGAGAAAGCTGAAAATAGCACAAGCAAACAAAGCCGCAAAAGTGTCGGCTTAG
- the vrtG gene encoding Lactamase-like protein vrtG has protein sequence MATRIPFDESFWQEYLEGQEAQLPQLRDVEDVTDRVVRIMGGNPGIMQLQGTNTYLVGNGKSRILIDTGEGLPCWIERVIRVLEDRQLDLSFILLTHWHGDHTGGVPDLISHNPNWADRVYKNRPDRGQNPIADGQIFSVEGATIRAVFTPGHAIDHMCFVLEEENALFTGDNVLGHGFSVVMDLAVYMRSLDCMVAQGCASGYPAHGAKIANLPAKMQEYIHHNEFRIQQVSSALSWHCAKGAKGGMTLQEIIQSIYGNVPKEIVDNALVPFLSQVLWKLAEDRKVGFSPGEPKKRRWFGLGVAH, from the exons ATGGCGACACGAATTCCATTTGACGAGTCTTTTTGGCAAGAATACCTTGAGGGACAGGAAGCCCAACTGCCGCAGCTCCGTGACGTTGAAGATGTGACAGATCGTGTTGTCCGCATCATGGGAGGAAATCCAGGCATAATGCAGCTCCAAGGGACAAACACTTATCTTGTGGGAAATGGAAAATCACGAATCCTCATTGACACAGGGGAG GGACTACCATGCTGGATTGAACGAGTCATCCGGGTCCTTGAAGACCGGCAACTGGACCTCTCATTCATCCTTCTGACTCACTGGCACGGAGACCATACCGGTGGCGTTCCTGATCTTATATCCCATAACCCCAACTGGGCAGACCGAGTTTACAAGAACCGACCCGATCGCGGCCAGAATCCCATCGCAGATGGCCAAATCTTCTCCGTCGAAGGAGCCACTATCCGCGCAGTTTTCACTCCTGGCCATGCCATAGACCACATGTGTTTCGTCCTTGAAGAAGAGAACGCCCTATTCACTGGAGATAATGTCCTCGGACACGGATTCTCCGTGGTGATGGATCTGGCTGTCTACATGAGAAGCCTAGACTGTATGGTTGCACAGGGCTGCGCGTCTGGATATCCGGCTCATGGCGCCAAGATTGCCAATTTGCCGGCGAAAATGCAAGAATACATTCATCACAACGAGTTTCGCATTCAGCAAGTTAGCTCAGCTCTGTCTTGGCATTGTGCCAAAGGAGCGAAAGGGGGCATGACTCTGCAGGAGATCATACAGTCAATATATGGCAATGTACCAAAAGAGATTGTGGATAATGCCCTGGTTCCGTTCTTGTCCCAGGTTCTGTGGAAGTTGGCCGAGGACCGGAAAGTTGGTTTCTCTCCTGGTGAGCCAAAGAAGAGGAGATGGTTTGGGTTGGGGGTGGCTCACTGA
- the vrtF gene encoding N-methyltransferase vrtF: MSASGSASSGDDKAAELYKTRRLLLYDYWVLGIVSTYAWGCPTSQYPLPQFRANVGKNHLDIGIGTGYYLRKGRIPPTTKITLLDIEKTALEFALKRCGRSDARAIVADILKPLPVDDKFDSISMYYLLHCIPATVEEKCNIFSHIKNNMTPDGVIHGANVVARGVRKDNRFAAHMRRKVVEAGIFQNKEDNPYDFEHALRQNFHEVEVRVVGTVFMFRAAKPKLDEKP, encoded by the coding sequence ATGTCTGCATCTGGATCAGCCTCTTCGggcgacgacaaggccgCAGAGCTGTACAAAACAAGACGACTTCTCCTCTACGACTACTGGGTCCTCGGCATTGTGAGCACATATGCCTGGGGATGCCCTACTTCTCAATACCCTCTGCCTCAATTTCGCGCCAACGTGGGCAAAAACCATCTTGACATTGGAATCGGAACGGGCTATTACCTCCGCAAAGGCCGCATCccaccaacaacaaagaTCACTCTGCTGGATATCGAAAAGACTGCTCTGGAATTTGCATTGAAGAGGTGCGGGCGATCTGATGCGCGTGCGATTGTCGCCGATATTTTAAAGCCTCTTCCCGTGGACGACAAGTTTGACTCTATTTCCATGTATTATCTTCTTCACTGCATCCCGGCCACCGTGGAGGAGAAGTGCAACATATTTTCGCATATCAAGAACAACATGACCCCCGATGGTGTCATTCACGGGGCCAATGTAGTGGCGAGGGGTGTGAGAAAAGATAACCGGTTCGCGGCTCATATGCGTCGAAAGGTCGTTGAAGCGGGTATTTTTCAAAACAAGGAGGATAACCCATATGACTTTGAGCATGCCCTGAGACAAAACTTTCATGAAGTGGAGGTTCGGGTCGTTGGAACAGTATTCATGTTTCGCGCGGCGAAGCCCAAGTTGGACGAGAAACCTTAA
- the vrtR2 gene encoding Transcription factor vrtR2: MAERRSQQKDRAVPQLSCALCRDRKLKCDKLDPCTNCTSSGVVCVPVYRPRLPRGRHARRARNNASPTAATGPPITPPCRHTSTGEHGTKELFAPGKGSDRGDRGVLGFRIDRLESLVQRGNCCNSNVDLENDGLRKLLLRRSIEDSDDAQLAATSLPSPTSWKPELSVGSDHDDGLCVQEASGLWANFIHRDRGIERAELPLFDEGTNQEIEMDEQRQDEHAKKAMFCLSLLGLNNPRITSATMFARDKEAIGNMCRVYLQNVDPIIKVLHRPSLSRWMLEGDRYLGYPEEHTSVMALESAVCYAAANTLTDSQCKAMFRMSKASIVSMHRKFCENAIERAGLLTTRDRIVLQAFVLYLIGRRSEEKGAAVWTLVALAVRLTMAMGLNREPNELAQSTESFFHRQMRLRLWLTICLLDLQASFAQSTKPLISHVDAEAAMSEVRHINDDDFEPYTMNEVTDREELTDTTFALVTYRAQVAGRLLNFAGSEPGIGTTSSCSTFCSAAFPSQEQRRHYVSQFQQQSLALVHFCDPESSPYAWFTWHSTQCLVSAMRLSELLPFQYTSSSQSLTTLPSPQPRADTDLLRRTLQNLEKTQLIYTDPRGEGFRWYITIPWLALSTAITECTSCADMALVRRAWPVIEASYLQYESFFIENNSETSRPPLALMMDQTREKLSTILQGTNLSRYIPCGNRARDAAAKLLTQVRSRKTSQSSSATPIDPVLNADEVLMNGSTFGSEASHTMSTQFFSQHNWDPTSVSLEYTSGMDGCMATPNLYHTISSSEVFEPSWLTGDVMGVYSNIDEDDDASMPTNKRENRDVL; encoded by the exons ATGGCTGAACGGCGCAGCCAACAGAAGGATAGAGCTGTTCCACAACTCAGTTGTGCTCTGTGCCGAGATCGCAAGCTCAAGTGTGACAAACTCGACCCTTGCACCAATTGCACGTCGTCCGGAGTTGTCTGCGTCCCAGTATATCGTCCACGACTGCCTCGAGGTCGACACGCTCGTCGCGCGAGGAACAATGCCTCTCCAACCGCCGCCACAGGTCCGCCGATCACACCTCCATGTCGCCACACATCAACAGGCGAACACGGAACTAAAGAATTGTTTGCTCCCGGCAAAGGCAGCGACCGGGGCGACCGTGGCGTCCTTGGTTTTCGAATTGATCGACTGGAAAGTTTAGTTCAACGCGGAAATTGTTGCAACTCCAACGTTGACTTGGAGAATGATGGCCTACGAAAGCTT TTGCTACGACGCTCAATTGAGGACTCCGACGATGCCCAGCTTGCCGCCACAAGTCTCCCGAGCCCAACATCGTGGAAACCCGAGCTTTCAGTCGGTAGTGACCACGATGATGGTTTGTGTGTGCAAGAAGCCAGCGGTCTCTGGGCCAATTTCATCCACAGG GATCGGGGGATAGAACGTGCCGAGTTGCCGCTATTCGACGAAGGGACTAACCAAGAGATCGAAATGGACGAGCAAAGACAGGATGAGCATGCCAAAAAGGCCATGTTTTGCTTGAGCCTGTTGGGACTGAATAACCCGCGCATCACCAGCGCAACAATGTTCGCTCGCGATAAAGAAGCTATTGGAAACATGTGTCGTGTCTATCTCCAAAACGTGGACCCCATCATCAAGGTGCTTCACAGACCATCTCTCAGTCGATGGATGCTGGAAGGAGATAGGTACCTCGGCTATCCAGAAGAACATACTTCTGTCATGGCATTGGAATCTGCCGTATGTTATGCAGCCGCCAATACTTTGACAGACAGTCAATGCAAGGCTATGTTTCGCATGAGCAAAGCTAGCATAGTGTCGATGCACCGCAAGTTCTGTGAAAACGCAATTGAACGGGCCGGCTTATTAACGACGCGGGATAGAATCGTTCTTCAGGCTTTTGTCCTATATCTT ATAGGTCGAAGATCAGAAGAAAAGGGCGCAGCTGTCTGGACCCTGGTGGCACTGGCCGTGAGACTCACAATGGCCATGGGTCTAAACCGAGAACCCAACGAATTGGCCCAATCTACCGAAAGCTTCTTTCATCGGCAAATGAGGCTTCGGTTGTGGCTCACCATCTGCCTCCTCGACTTACAAGCCTCCTTTGCACAATCCACAAAGCCTTTGATCAGTCATGTGGATGCTGAAGCTGCCATGTCCGAAGTCCGACACATAAACGATGACGACTTTGAGCCTTACACCATGAACGAAGTGACCGACCGAGAAGAACTCACCGATACAACCTTTGCCCTTGTAACATATCGGGCACAGGTCGCGGGGCGCTTGCTGAATTTCGCGGGATCGGAACCAGGTATTGGTACTACCAGTAGTTGTTCCACTTTCTGCTCAGCTGCTTTCCCCAGCCAGGAACAGAGAAGGCATTACGTCAGTCAGTTTCAGCAACAATCTCTGGCTCTTGTTCATTTTTGCGATCCAGAAAGCTCTCCCTATGCTTGGTTCACCTGGCACAGCACACAGTGTCTCGTGTCTGCGATGCGACTTTCGGAGCTGCTACCCTTCCAGTATACTTCAAGCAGCCAGAGCTTAACaacgctgccgtcgccgcagccgcgGGCTGATACAGATTTGCTTAGAAGAACTCTCCAAAACCTCGAAAAAACCCAGCTCATTTACACGGACCCTCGCGGGGAGGGATTCCGCTGGTATATCACAATTCCATGGCTGGCACTTTCCACCGCCATAACTGAATGTACTTCATGTGCCGATATGGCGCTGGTGCGTAGAGCCTGGCCAGTAATAGAGGCGTCGTACCTGCAATATGAATCGTTCTTTATAGAGAACAACAGTGAGACCTCCCGGCCGCCGCTGGCACTCATGATGGATCAGACCCGAGAGAAGCTGTCGACAATATTGCAAGGAACAAACCTTTCTCGCTACATTCCATGCGGCAATAGGGCCAGGGATGCAGCTGCCAAGTTGCTGACCCAAGTTAGGTCCAGAAAAACCAGTCAAAGCTCCTCTGCAACACCTATTGACCCAGTGTTAAATGCAGACGAGGTGTTGATGAACGGCTCCACCTTCGGCTCCGAAGCTTCGCATACCATGTCAACCCAATTTTTCTCGCAGCATAACTGGGATCCTACCTCAGTCTCTTTGGAATACACTTCTGGAATGGACGGGTGTATGGCGACTCCAAACTTGTACCATACAATTTCTTCTTCGGAGGTTTTCGAGCCTTCCTGGCTGACTGGCGATGTCATGGGCGTGTACTCGAATATagacgaagatgatgatgcatcGATGCCTACTAATAAGAGGGAAAATAGAGACGTGCTCTAA
- the PTR2_1 gene encoding Peptide transporter PTR2 has product MAQNHEDMAAELHEEFNERVPNKGTDLTGGYIEKPSLDQKRDLAVGDTETGPTPDGEEPNEHERHTLRRIGENLPASAFMIAIVELTERFTYYGAQGLFQNYVNNAKDGSDGQKGLGMGHQAAFGLNLFFQWFCYVTPILGAIISDQYLGKYKTILIFCCIYWVGLLILWTTSLPVAIENGAGLGGFVTALVVIGLGTGGIKSNIAPLIADQYQRRTMAIKTEANGERVIIDPAITYQRIYMVFYWCINVGALSLMATPFMEKYEGFWTAFLLCFCMFNVGIAILIFRRKSYVIRPPQGQIITDAFKAIGMMITTRSLDGAKPSWRAEHGKSGKVAWDDHFVDELKRALRACKVFVFYPIFWVCYGQFSSNFVTQASQMEVHGMPNDFMQNFDPLSILIFTPILEKIVYPVLRRRGIELRPITRITIGFWLAALCMAYAAIVQKLIYSAGPCYDHPRNCPAGLSAENIKLPNHVHVAIQTPAYVFIGVSEIFISVTGLEYAYTKAPPSMKSFVQSLYLFTNAFGSAISEGFVPVAKDPKFLWMYTGIAVAAAVTGCLFYLLFHHYDAQEEAMYALDRDVPVLTLPGQEQTEKPGDKEVDPK; this is encoded by the exons ATGGCACAGAATCACGAGGATATGGCCGCCGA GCTCCACGAAGAGTTCAACGAGCGCGTTCCTAACAAAGGCACCGACTTGACTGGCGGTTATATTGAAAAGCCCTCCTTGGATCAGAAGCGCGATCTCGCCGTCGGTGACACCGAGACAGGTCCTACTCCTGATGGCGAAGAACCCAACGAGCATGAGAGGCACACGTTGCGCCGCATCGGCGAAAACCTTCCCGCTTCCGCTTTCATGATCGCCATTGTTGAGTTGACCGAGCGATTCACCTACTACGGTGCTCAGGGTTTATTTCAGAACTACGTCAACAACGCCAAAGATGGTAGTGATGGTCAAAAGGGCCTGGGCATGGGTCACCAGGCTGCATTCGGTCTCAACCTGTTCTTTCAATGGTTCTGTTACGTGACACCTATTCTcggcgccatcatctccgaTCAGTACCTCGGCAAGTACAAGACCATCCTCATTTTCTGCTGCATCTACTGGGTTGGACTCCTCATCCTCTGGACGACATCGCTCCCCGTTGCAATCGAGAATGGCGCTGGCCTCGGTGGTTTTGTCACCGCATTAGTAGTCATTGGTCTTGGTACCGGTGGTATCAAGTCCAATATTGCCCCTCTGATTGCCGATCAGTATCAGCGGCGAACTATGGCTATCAAGACAGAAGCCAACGGAGAGCGCGTGATTATTGACCCTGCCATCACCTACCAGAGAATCTACATGGTCTTCTATTGGTGCATAAATGTTGGCGCCCTCTCGCTAATGGCCACGCCTTTCATGGAGAAGTACGAGGGGTTCTGGACTGCGTTCCTCCTTTGCTTCTgcatgttcaatgttggcattgCCATTCTTATTTTCCGACGCAAGTCCTACGTCATTCGCCCTCCCCAAGGCCAAATTATCACCGATGCTTTCAAGGCTATTGGTATGATGATCACGACTCGCTCCCTGGACGGAGCCAAGCCTTCATGGCGCGCTGAGCACGGCAAGTCTGGCAAGGTTGCATGGGATGACCATTTCGTTGACGAGCTCAAGCGTGCCCTCAGAGCTTGTAAGGTCTTCGTCTTCTACCCTATTTTCTGGGTTTGCTATGGACAGTTCTCCAGCAACTTCGTTACTCAGGCTAGTCAGATGGAGGTACACGGCATGCCCAATGACTTCATGCAGAACTTCGACCCTCTGTCCATTTTGATCTTTACTCCAATCTTGGAGAAGATTGTTTACCCCGTTTTGCGCAGGCGCGGCATTGAGTTACGTCCCATTACTCGAATTACTATCGGCTTCTGGCTGGCTGCACTTTGCATGGCCTACGCTGCCATTGTGCAAAAGCTGATCTACAGCGCCGGACCCTGCTATGATCATCCCCGCAATTGCCCTGCTGGTTTGAGCGCTGAAAACATAAAGCTGCCAAATCACGTCCACGTCGCTATTCAGACGCCAGCATATGTGTTCATTGGTGTCTCTGAAATCTTCATCTCCGTGACTGGCCTCGAGTATGCTTACACCAAGGCTCCCCCAAGCATGAAGTCTTTCGTCCAGTCCCTCTATCTCTTCACCAATGCTTTTGGTTCCGCCATCTCCGAGGGGTTTGTACCTGTCGCCAAGGACCCCAAGTTCCTTTGGATGTACACCGGTATTGCTGTCGCGGCCGCCGTGACTGGCTGCTTATTCTACCTGTTGTTCCACCATTACGATGCCCAGGAAGAGGCCATGTATGCTCTTGACCGCGACGTGCCTGTCTTGACACTACCTGGTCAGGAACAAACTGAGAAGCCTGGGGACAAGGAGGTTGATCCCAAGTAA
- the Flad1 gene encoding FAD synthase, translating into MSSSTVMSSPLRSSSMHVSCPRFDDFLPARRLRKALTSKGCSFGLDIPSNHFAAVLAPFACLTTANSRYHSFALLHVMVLDSQSLEGPPSLQHMTQNGYIVAPAAASAVPRALPEICYTLRRKVMAFLEQQPADNDVALKNTQKQARASIKIVEEALRRYQPDELSLSYNGGKDCLVLLVLILACLPALYDPSITTNGDAPVSKNPPPTIQAVYIAPPDPFPEVEEFVSSTTKEYHLDLTRYALPMRQALEAYQADKPAVKAIFMGTRRTDPFCEFLTGFSPTDKGWPQFMRVNPVLDWHYTDIWTFILRLDIPFCSLYQQGYSSLGGVKNTRPNPALAVGSEGTKFRPAYELVRDDEERLGRDK; encoded by the exons ATGTCGTCGTCCACTGTCATGTCCAGCCCCCTCCGCTCTTCCTCCATGCATGTGTCATGTCCGCGCTTCGACGACTTTCTCCCCGCCAGGCGGCTCCGCAAAGCGCTGACATCGAAAGGATGCAGCTTTGGCTTGGACATCCCGAGCAACCATTTTGCCGCTGTTCTTGCCCCCTTTGCCTGCCTCACAACCGCCAATTCCAGATACCACAGCTTCGCTTTGCTTCATGTCATGGTACTCGACAGCCAATCTCTTGAGGGCCCCCCGTCACTGCAGCACATGACGCAAAACGGCTACATCGTCGCTCCCGCCGCAGCCTCGGCAGTGCCCCGCGCACTCCCCGAGATTTGCTACACGTTGCGGCGGAAAGTGATGGCGTTCCTGGAACAGCAGCCCGCCGATAACGATGTCGCACTGAAGAACACGCAGAAGCAGGCGAGGGCTTCAATCAAGATTGTCGAAGAGGCCTTGCGCCGGTATCA GCCCGACGAACTGTCTCTCTCATACAATGGAGGCAAAGACTGTCTCGTCTTGCTCGTCCTCATCTTGGCCTGCCTGCCGGCCCTGTACGATCCCTCAATCACAACCAACGGCGACGCCCCCGTTTCCAAGAACCCGCCGCCGACCATCCAAGCTGTCTACATTGCGCCGCCCGATCCCTTCCCCGAAGTCGAGGAATTTGTTTCAAGTACCACAAAGGAATACCATCTGGATTTGACTCGCTATGCGCTGCCAATGCGGCAAGCCTTGGAGGCGTACCAAGCCGACAAGCCCGCCGTCAAGGCGATTTTCATGGGCACACGGCGCACCGATCCATTCTGCGAGTTTCTCACTGGATTCAGCCCCACGGATAAGGGCTGGCCGCAGTTTATGAGAGTGAACCCTGTTTTGGACTGGCACTACACAGATATTTGGACC TTTATCCTCCGCCTTGATATTCCCTTCTGCAGCCTCTATCAACAGGGCTACTCATCCCTTGGCGGCGTCAAAAACACCCGCCCTAACCCCGCTCTTGCCGTTGGCTCCGAAGGGACCAAGTTTCGACCAGCGTATGAACTTGTCCGCGATGACGAAGAGCGGCTAGGCCGCGACAAGTAG
- the NDUA19 gene encoding NADH-ubiquinone oxidoreductase 19 subunit translates to MSKEISDIFPIDQQDEREDETEQDEALGSHDASRRKTASVNSAAPKLDLQQDLKPSSLVEKEESSTAVEHVLTTLDSLVNWARQGSLWPLTFGLACCGVEMMHVSMPRYDQDRLGIIFRASPRQADVMIVAGTVTNKMAPAVRQCYDQMPDPKWVISMGSCANGGGYYHYSYSVVRGVDRIIPVDVYVPGCPPTAEALMYAIFQLQAKMRRTKITRMWYRR, encoded by the exons ATGTCAAAG GAGATTAGTGACATTTTCCCCATCGACCAACAAGACGAGAGAGAGGACGAAACAGAACAGGATGAAGCTCTCGGTTCCCACGATGCCTCTCGCCGCAAGACTGCCAG TGTTAAT AGCGCTGCGCCAAAACTTGATCTTCAGCAAGACCTAAAACCATCATCGTTGGTagaaaaggaagaatcgTCAACTGCCGTCGAACATGTCTT AACAACATTAGACTCCCTGGTAAATTGGGCTCGCCAGGGCTCTCTATGGCCTCTTACATTCGGTCTTGCCTGCTGTGGTGTCGAAATGATGCACGTATCGATGCCTCGCTACGACCAAGACCGACTTGGCATCATCTTCCGCGCCTCTCCTCGCCAAGCCGATGTAATGATTGTGGCGGGCACTGTTACGAacaagatggcgccggcggtAAGGCAGTGCTATGATCAAATGCCTGATCCTAAATGGGTTATCAGTATGGGCAGCTGCGCGAACGGAGGAGGATACTATCACTACAGCTACTCTGTTGTACGAGGCGTGGACCGCATCATCCCCGTTGATGTGTATGTGCCTGGCTGTCCACCGACGGCAGAGGCGTTGATGTACGCCATATTTCAGCTGCAAGCAAAAATGCGCCGCACCAAGATTACGAGAATGTGGTATCGGCGATAG
- the M2A_0 gene encoding KP4 killer toxin, which produces MHFSSILFFVSSAAALGINCRGSGVCSFNDASLQVVHDQIGNLIAGGGGDRHFNQGQQIACSHGSQGSVCAFYQNGASGSAKDAYNQVQGLIDHKCRQCGSIPTQPGNDVSKGELTVNYVGKPCCEGDCHC; this is translated from the exons ATGCACTTCTCTTCCATCCTTTTCTTCGTCTCCAGCGCCGCGGCTCTCGGCATCAACTGCCGCGGCTCCGGAGTCTGCTCCTTCAACGACGCCTCCTTGCAAGTCGTTCACGACCAGATCGGCAACTTgattgccggcggcggcggcgaccgCCATTTCAACCAAGGAC AACAAATCGCCTGCTCCCACGGCTCCCAGGGCAGCGTTTGCGCCTTCTACCAGAACGGCGCTTCTGGCTCTGCCAAGGACGCGTATAACCAGGTCCAGGGCCTGATAGACCACAAGTGCCGACAGTGCGGCTCTATTCCTACCCAGCCCGGAAACGATGTTAGCAAGGGGGAGCTTACTGTCAACTATGTCGGCAAGCCGTGCTGCGAGGGGGACTGCCACTGCTGA
- the M2A_1 gene encoding KP4 killer toxin, giving the protein MVSLSIVATFVASAAALGINCRGSGGCTFNDAKLSDVLTQVKQIQAQGNGNHHYNMGVQLACAQGQYSSICAFYQNGASGTANDAAGQLQGLVDHKCSQCGSIPTQPGNDVSKGELTVNIVSAPCCKGNCACPI; this is encoded by the exons ATGGTATCTCTCAGCATCGTCGCCACATTTGTTGCCAGTGCCGCGGCTCTCGGCATCAACTGCCGCGGCTCGGGTGGTTGCACATTCAACGATGCCAAGCTGAGTGATGTCTTGACACAAGTCAAACAGATTCAGGCTCAAGGCAACGGTAATCATCATTACAACATGGGAG TCCAACTTGCCTGTGCTCAGGGCCAGTACTCGTCTATCTGTGCCTTCTACCAAAACGGTGCGAGCGGCACGGCGAATGATGCCGCTGGTCAGCTGCAGGGACTTGTCGACCATAAGTGCTCACAGTGTGGTTCTATTCCCACCCAGCCGGGGAATGATGTTAGTAAGGGCGAGCTCACGGTGAACATTGTGAGCGCCCCTTGCTGTAAAGGCAACTGTGCTTGTCCCATTTAA